Genomic window (Eubalaena glacialis isolate mEubGla1 chromosome 6, mEubGla1.1.hap2.+ XY, whole genome shotgun sequence):
AGTGTTTGCATAGGTCTGTCCTTGTGTGCAAAGACGATGCCCTTGAGGAACCCTTCCACACCATGCACCCAGAAACCAAGTGCAGGTTGTCACTGAGAGACTGTTTTTGTGATTCCACTAGGGTGTGTTTGTGGCTACAAGCTACGGGACTAGACAGGGGCGTCTGGACCACCTTCCCATGCTGTGCCAGGCCAAGGGAGGGATTTCACCTCCCCGAGGAAACGCGGGAGAATACAAAGCGACCAAAGCACAAGCAAGAACTTGAACTGAGTGCCAAGATTTATTGATTGGATCAATGGAATGTCACATACAACGGGGAAATCCAGTTCAGCCTTGGGTCCTCCTCGTTGTCATTGGAAGGCTAGAATTCCTTGAGGCTTCAGAGGTGGTGTCCCTCCTGGTGCCCATGCTTCCTGACAGTCCGTGTGGAGCATGGCATTGCTCGTAGACACAACGCAGTTGCCGTCGACAGTCTTCTTGCCTTGGCCGCCCTGCCAGACACTATCATGAGTGTTGCTTGTTCCTTGTCCTTTCTCTCGCCCGTggctctgcctcccaggaaaGGAGGCTTGAACGGGGCTCGGGGGAAGGTCTTCCTACCTCCCCCTAAGCCTGTGGCACTGGGGAGCCTGGCAGCATGTCGAGCAAGGCCTGGAATTCTTCCTCGCTGAGGGGGGCTTCCAGGGTTGCCGCAAGTTCCTCTTCCTCTGCGTCCGCATTCGGCAAAGGGCCTGCCTTGTCCAGAATGTCCGCGTCTGACAAGAGTTCGTCCAGGAGGCTTGAGGAGCCTAGAAGGGCTGAGTGCTGGGTCTGTTGCTCCAGCTGGGGAGATGTCTCTTCACTTGAGGTTGCCTGCTGCTGCCAGAAGTGTGTCTCTGGCGGTGCAGGCGTCAAGATGGCCCCCTGGGCAGGCTGCCCACTGGCGATGACAGCATGTGTCCCTTCGCCCCACGGAACTGTGGCCGGAAGAGGCTGTGGGTTCTGGCATCCCTGAAGTGCTGCCAGGCTGGGCTGGACCACGATGAACATCAACGGGTGGCCCACACAGCACCCAGAGGCAGCCCCTGGCACAAGAAAGGTGGGGGAGAAAACAGGAGTGGCCGCAGCAAAGGATTGCGTGCTCTCAGGTGCATGAGAGGGAGCATAACGATGAGAGCTGCTAAGGACAGTGGGCGGGGGGCTTTGGTCCGACAGGGCAGTCACGGCTGATGTGGCATCTGGGCCTTCAGCCAGGGCATTCACAGGCCCACTAGCGCTCTGCTTTGGGTGCCGAGCTCTTCAGTTCTGGAACCATATCTAGGGAACCATATGGGGAGACAGGAACATTAGCAGCGCGACAGTCCAGATCTACTTGCCGCCGCCCCATCCCcggccggccccgccccggcccgccctgccctgccctgccctgccctgccctccaatCTGTCAGGTCCATGGCAAGTactggtgggcctcatctaaggGCCATTTTACCTAGAGATTTCGCCTTGGCTCCTGAAAATGCGGGAGGACGTCAGGGCAACACAGGACCcaccccactcctccccacccctccccacccctccccacccctggctttGAGGAGAGCCGTCATTGACCGGCTACAACCTCAGGTCCCTCCCTGGCTGCCCAGGACTTCCGTTGCCCTCTCCTCTTCTGGAAAGGGATGCCTTCAGATCAGCCCCCTTTGCGTATTCGTAGGACGAAGGGAACCTCCTCCCAATCCCCCCTCGCCAAGCCTACATATATCCAGCAGCAACCCGTCACAAGGTTTAACACTCCTTCCTCGTGGGAGAAGCCAAGTCCCACCCACTGGTGGAGAACTTACCTGGATTCGAGGTTCGGGAATTCCTGTCTGGTGAGCCAATTCTTCCCTGGCAGCAATAGATGGAAATCGATCCCTCTCAAAGGCTTGCACAAGGACCCTTGTTTGAGAAGGAGAGATGAGAGTCCTCTTTCGCCTGGCCTCTCTTCCCAAGCTTTCTGAAGAAgaacacacagagaagagaggaCATTCAGGCCAATTGCAGCACATTCACAGCAGATGCAGTGTGTGGTATGTAGGAAGTGGTATGTCATAGATCAAGATCGATACATCGATACATCTTATTGAGTGCTATGTGAAAATGCCCCATGTGATGGAAGAAGGGATTTCTGCACATCCGGGCAGGTTCCGGACCCGAAGATTCCAAGCCTTCCTGGCCATGCATCTCCCCACCCTCCAACAGGGGCATGATGCTCCTGTGTGGAACAGGAATGGGGCAAGAACCCAAGATATCATGGTTTCCTCTCTGAAGCGTTCTTGGCCTCCCACGGTCATCCACGTTCAGAGATGATTGTGTCTCAAGGGGATGCTCTGGGGAAATGCCTTTGGATTGCTGGCTACTTACCTCGAGTCAAAGTCTGAGGTGGTGGTGGCCGCAGCGGCTGCGACTGCCCTCCTTTGAAGGCATTCTCCGACAGCAATCGGCTCTGCTTTAGGCGTCTTCTTCGTTGGTTTTGAAACCAAACCTgggtacaaagaaagaaagccttGTCATTCAATGCTTATGCACGTACTTCCAAGATCTATTGCAGGGGTGCACCATAGAACAAACGCACAAACACGCCAGCCAGccaaccagccagccagccagcaacAAGCCGACTAATGGAGACCCAGTATGGcccatctgcccccagtggaaaTATTTACGATTCAAAGGGACTGAACTCTCACTAGCAGGTAGAATGTAGACTCCCGCTTTCGCCTCTGAAGAAGTGCACCAGATTCCAGGATACACAATCTGTGTCCGTGAAAATAATCCTTCCTCTTCGAGTCACCTTACTGGTGTCCAGAGTAATGACTTGTGACACAGGAGGAGACAATGCTTGCTTTCCCACAGTCAGAATGGGATGGAtagctacctctctctctctctctcccccgccccaccccttctCATCAAAACTACCAGtttctctgtgggtcttttggtCTCCGTCTACGATTCTCCGCATCTACCTGTTGACGTCTGTCTCTGTTGCCACCCGCCCTCCTGCCCACCtgactgcctgcctgccttcccctctctctgtctctgtcccaggCTCTCAGGCTCAATCTCTTTTCCCTCATTTGCTCTCTTTGCCTCCCCTTTGGCACGGTCCATGCCCGATTCATGGTTCCCTGCCTCTCTTATGTCCCCACAGGCAGTACTGTCTCATAACACGCAATCATATCCATTAGCAAGTGCCCGCATGAAAACCACACTTCCCATGCTGCCTGGGAACTACTCATTGACAGTTACTTCTCAGGGACTACATGCCTCCATCACTCTTAGGTCAGGAGACTCTTATGTACCCGCTCCCCATCTTCAGAATATGTGTCCTTGTCTTCAACAGTGAAGCAGTGTGCATGCTACCTCATTCCCCGAGGCCGAACTGCAGTGTGGACCTGtgcttgtgtgcgtgtgtgtgcgcatgttttTAGACGTTTCTGACGGTGGTGTGTGGAAAATGTGACACCCTGAGAAAACGTGTTCGTAGGGAAAGCCAATCAGTCTTTGGCGACGCTTTGTAAGGTCGCAGGCGAGGTGTTCCTACCTTTGGTGACTCCTCTCCAACCTGCCCAGAGAGGGAAGTCTTCAGCACGGCTAGTTCCTCGGAGGCCAGCCACCAAGGGAACACCTCCCTGGCACCACCAGGCCCTCCTGCTTCCTTGGCCCCTCGCCCTTTATGCTTGACCACCCATTTGAATGGACCTCTCGCCACACAGCTCAGTCTGGCCACGTTTTCCAAAGGGAGCCACCTTCCTTGCCAAGATTCGAGTCCCTGCTGTCTGGAGCACCCCGAAGAGGAAGCCCCAAGGGCAAGGACTCCAGCTGGCGTAGGGCGACTTGCGTCTGGACATGGACCCCGAGAGGGAGAATGGATCGAGAGACTCGGACGTACCTGAATTCTGCTTTCTGGAATGCCCAGTTCTCGCGCCAGCCGTTCTCTGGTCGTTATCCCGGGGTAGGGGTTCTGTTGAAAGAGTGCTTGCAGGGTGTCCTTCTGACTCAGCCTCAGAACCAGCCTCCTCCTTCGCGATGGTCTTGAGAGTCGGCCTgtgggagagaaaagggggaatgTGTCAGGGGCGAATCCATGGAGGTGCAAACCAATGGTACCGGCCCAGCGCTGGTCCTTGTGCCACGTGAAAAACCTCTAAGCCAGGGGAAGACTCTGCATTTGGAACAACCGTGGGTACACCCTGAAAGCCACGCTGAGTGGGACCCTGTGGGCTCAAGCTAAGCTGAGGGTCAAGGCTATGGGGATCCCCCCACCACTCGCCAAGGATCCACAGGGCGCCATGCAAGCAGAAGGGGAAAGCCCTAGAAAAACAGGCTAACCTGACCAAAATGGGTGGAAGGATTTTCCACCTGTGGAGGCCTGAGAAAGTCTTGATGGCTTCTACCAGATTTACCTCGAACTCTATGCTAACGAGAGGAGCCCGGCTTCTGGCCTGTCATACGCACAGGGCACATCCGCTTTCACTATTTGAAAGGAAACGAGACGAAAGCCAAACGAAGCCAGACAAACACACAAGCCAATCCCCAACACAGGACGCACTAGGAGATTGTTTTGAAGACCCACTTTTTTGAGATAAGGACCAACGTGGGGCCCCGTCTGATGGcgcccacacacccacccacccacccacaacaGCCCGGTACTCCTCGGAAGATGAGTTTCCCTTTCCAGGCACCAAGGTCATGCTGACTCGCCGTGTGTGCGTGCTATTCTTTCAGTTGGGCAGCCTTGaagggctgccccccacccctgtcctaTTTGAGGTTGCGTCTTTCTGGTGGCAAGGGAATAGATGGGTGTTTGTTTCCTGCCTTCTAAGGCGGGAGCCGGGTGTGATGGCCAGGGTGGGTGTGGTTTCAGGCACGTCCGGCACATCCCTGACATTTGAGTTTCCTGAACTCTCTCCAGCTCTAGGACAACGCCAACCCTTCTGCAAGGGCCACCTGCTCTAGCAGCTGGCAGCTGGTGACGTAGGGTCGTCTTCAGGTCTCCCGCTGGAAGGaggcaaggcaaggcaagggTTTCGGACCCCCAACGGGGACTTCCTTTAAAAGCgcccttccttcctgccagctCCAAGGAAAATCTTTGGAAAGCACTCAAGGAACGAACGTGTCACACTGCGGATTTTGCCTCTCCAGAGGCTCCTGCACTGGCTACCTTGGAGTCCAATGAGAGACAGTTTGAGTGCTcctggaatctctgtttcccagGCTCTAGCTTTCAGTTGtgctcaaagaaaaattatctttttcttctattcttaatACATACTGGATGTGGATTCTTTCCATGGACACCACAGAAGTTAACCAGTTCAAATGGACCACGAAACCAAAGAGAGCAAATCCATAACAACAGCAAGAACAGAACATGGGTAACCAACTCAAAATCCCAAACACGGTCAACTGGAAAAGAGTGTCAGTTTAGTTGGGAACGTTTTCAAACACTCGTGTTCCGTTCACTGCAACCACAGGCTGGGATTTTGGTAGAGAAGCCATTGTCGGGCAACAGGCCTACCTACTTCCATGTCGatttcaagaaggaaaacaaacgaACCAGCAAACCAGAAATATGTACGTGAAATGCCCAAACCAAGGTGCATCCTTTTGCCCAACTGATTCCAGAAACATATCCCAGCATATCTGTCCGTGCCAATTGGTGGTCATTGGGAAACTTCAACCTTCGTGGTGATCAAcccttggggtggggaggtgcatGAGTGTATTTGGAGGACCCAACCCCAGAGCCCAGATGCTGAGGGCAACGTACCTCTGGAGGGGCTGTATGCCGGACGAGCTGGACGAATCCATGGTGGGAGACCCACACGGATGGCACGGAAACTGCTGGCCAACTGTTCAGTGCTCAGAAGCTCAGGATTTATAATGGATGAGGATGCCCCGCCCCTATTTATGTAAATAGCCGCAGATGGTGGGGAACCCTTCCTTGCAAATTGAGAACCTGGAAGGAATCCCGTGAGGCAAGTGGGCGTTGGAATGGAAGGCCTGTTCggaggctcccaggtccctttgAAGCTGCCGCCCTCGTCATCCTTTCCCAGAATGCTTGGGGTCCAGTGCTCTCTCGTTTTCACACCTTTTCACATTCCACACATACTTTTGCTCTCCGTGGAATTCCCCAACTCTGAGTCCCTCACGCTCAGGTGTGTCACGGTACTTTCCAAAATGGAGAGAGAACCTGGAGCCTAGCTTCCTCGAGTACGTTTCCCACTTCGCTCATCACCACCAGGACGTCATTGCCTCCCACTCTTAAAGCATTTCCTTGGCTGGGTTTGAGTTCCCGATAATTCACATACTAAGCTTGACTGCTTATCTCGGATCTACCCATGGTCCTCAACAGTTCGGGACTTTTTCAGAGGTACCCTGAATCCCACCCCCTtgctcacatgccatggagagaCCAGAGAAAGGGGCACGCCACACGTGTAGgtttcacaagccaaggaacttaatttcagtgcttgtcctTGGCGTCCACAAGATGAAGTCGGTTTCACGTTCACTGTTCAACAGGCATCTGTacgatgaaaaagaagaaaaagaagaagaagaagaagaggaagaagaagaagaagaagaagaagaagaagaagaagaagaagaagaagaagaagaagaagaagaagaagaagaggaggaggaggaggagaaggaggaagaagaagaagaggaggaagaaggggagggataTGAAGCAAGTTATATGATGGATGATGACACAGCTGGGTTTGAAAGGAATGCTTTGGATTCCAAATACAACCATCCTAACATCTTCGGGGCATTTGGGCTGCAgagaattgaaaaattaaaaacaaacaaacaaaaaaaccacacagaaaCACAGAACCATCTCTAATGTGTTCTTTTGCCACCACGTGGATTAACATGAGGACAGTGAGCTTATTTAGAAACAGTTGGGAATTGCAGTTATTACACCACCAATTCGTGAAAATATGGCTggggtgtgtgtatttgtgtgatcTGTGTGTTTGATTTTCTGCACCCACTAAGGGTGGTTGTCAGGTGGTACCCGTGGACGGATGCCACCGGGACTAGTAGGTGTCGGCAAGtcccaggaggcccaggaggcccaggaggaTGTTCTGAGGAGGTGCACGTCCTGGTCCCTTGTCCTCAAGTGCCAGAGATCAGAGGGTGGCGTGACCATCTTGTTGGATCAGGGTGGTTTTTCCCGGGAAGCTGGAAGTTTTGGCTGAGATAATCACGGAAACATGGGATTTGCTGGCTCGTCCCAGAAGGCACTGGCTTCCAGACTTGGACCGGCTCCCACCTGGACAATCCAGGTGGGGTAAGCTTGCTTGGGAGAGTAGAAGCTTTGATCAGCATGGCAGCCAGGGCATCCTGAGAGCCCGCAGGTGTGTTTATGCACAGTCCACCAGTGGCCTCCCTGTGGACGTTCCGCTGCCCGTCCCTGGGCTCCGAGGTTTCGCTGGAGCAGCCAGCATTGAACCCCAAGATGGTAAAGCCACAGCTCCTAGCTCTCGCTAGAGTCTGTGCAAGTCCTGCCACCCACAAGGATCTCAGTGTTTCCCGGCACACTGTGACCCAGTGTTCCTCCCGCCCTCTTGAAAGCACCATCTTTTCCATAAGCTGTCTCTTACCGCATCCCCAGTCATACTTGTCCTGAGGCTACCGTGGCCAGATTCCTTTCCCAGAAGCCCTATGCCACTTGTGTGGCCCTTGAAACTGACATTTCCTTTCTGCCCAacgaaaagaaggagagagatagggagagaaagagagagagagacagagagacagagagacagagagacagagagagagggctgTGTATTGCTCTAGAGCTCTGGAGAAAGGGGAGCCTAAGACAGAGGAGtgactgggagggagctgaggaCTAGATGTGTCTGCAGAGGTATACACCCTATAGAGCTAGAGACCCGGATGCAGTTGTAGCTAGAGAGTCAGATACATTGGTGCATACACATTCAAGTGGCAACTCTCAGAATATTTTCCTACTTCCTGCCGCTGACACACCCATGCTGGACATGGGGAGCACGGATTGAGCCAGTCGAGAATCACTCAGCACAGAGTGTATGAGGCACATGTgttggaaaatgtttttgaaagaaacagTGGAAGGGATCACCTGCCACGACGTTAAGATGCCACAGGCATTTGGTTTTTCAGTTCCTTTGTGCATCGCTTTAGTTGTAACACGGCTTATCTTTTGAGAGGTGTGTGCGTGTAGTGTGTGGCCCTAGacagacaaggagagagagagagggacggaGAGAGATTATTTGCCTGCATAATAAACCGGGCACAGTTGTGCCTATGAACTCTGGCAATGAAAGTGTTTGCATAGGTCTGTCCTTGTGTGCAAAGACGATGCCCTTGAGGAACCCTTCCACACCATGCACCCAGAAACCAAGTGCAGGTTGTCACTGAGAGACTGTTTTTGTGATTCCACTAGGGTGTGTTTGTGGCTACAAGCTACGGGACTAGACAGGGGCGTCTGGACCACCTTCCCATGCTGTGCCAGGCCAAGGGAGGGATTTCACCTCCCCGAGGAAACGCGGGAGAATACAAAGCGACCAAAGCACAAGCAAGAACTTGAACTGAGTGCCAAGATTTATTGATTGGATCAATGGAATGTCACATACAACGGGGAAATCCAGTTCAGCCTTGGGTCCTCCTCGTTGTCATTGGAAGGCTAGAATTCCTTGAGGCTTCAGAGGTGGTGTCCCTCCTGGTGCCCATGCTTCCTGACAGCCCGTGTGGAGCATGGCATTGCTCGTAGACACAACGCAGTTGCCGTCGACAGTCTTCTTGCCTTGGCCGCCCTGCCAGACACTATCATGAGTGTTGCTTGTTCCTTGTCCTTTCTCTCGCCCGTggctctgcctcccaggaaaGGAGGCTTGAACGGGGCTCGGGGGAAGGTCTTCCTACCTCCCCCTAAGCCTGTGGCACTGGGGAGCCTGGCAGCATGTCGAGCAAGGCCTGGAATTCTTCCTCGCTGAGGGGGGCTTCCAGGGTTGCCGCAAGTTCCTCTTCCTCTGCGTCCGCATTCGGCAAAGGGCCTGCCTTGTCCAGAATGTCCGCGTCTGACAAGAGTTCGTCCAGGAGGCTTGAGGAGCCTAGAAGGGCTGAGTGCTGGGTCTGTTGCTCCAGCTGGGGAGATGTCTCTTCACTTGAGGTTGCCTGCTGCTGCCAGAAGTGTGTCTCTGGCGGTGCAGGCGTCAAGATGGCCCCCTGGGCAGGCTGCCCACTGGCGATGACAGCATGTGTCCCTTCGCCCCACGGAACTGTGGCCGGAAGAGGCTGTGGGTTCTGGCATCCCTGAAGTGCTGCCAGGCTGGGCTGGACCACGATGAACATCAACGGGTGGCCCACACAGCACCCAGAGGCAGCCCCTGGCACAAGAAAGGTGGGGGAGAAAACAGGAGTGGCCGCAGCAAAGGATTGCGTGCTCTCAGGTGCATGAGAGGGAGCATAACGATGAGAGCTGCTAAGGACAGTGGGCGGGGGGCTTTGGTCCGACAGGGCAGTCACGGCTGATGTGGCATCTGGGCCTTCAGCCAGGGCATTCACAGGCCCACTAGCGCTCTGCTTTGGGTGCCGAGCTCTTCGGTTCTGGAACCATATCTAGGGAACCATATGGGGAGACAGGAACACTAGTAGCGCGACAGTCCAGATCTACTTGCCGCCGCCCCATCACcggccggccccgccccggcccgccctgccctgccttgccctgccctgccctccaatCTGTCAGGTCCATGGCAAGTactggtgggcctcatctaaggGCCATTTTACCTAGAGCTTTCGCCTTGGCTCCTGAAAATGCGGGAGGACGTCAGGGCAACACAGGACCcaccccactcctccccacccctccccacccctccccacccctggctttGAGGAGAGCCGTCATTGACCGGCTACAACCTCAGGCCCCTCCCTGGCTGCCCAGGACTTCCGTTGCCCTCTCCTCTTCTGGAAAGGGATGCCTTCAGATCAGCCCCCTTAGCGTATTCGTAGGACGAAGGGAACCTCCTCCCAATCCCCCCTCGCCAAGCCTACATATATCCAACAGCAACCCGTCACAAGGTTTAACACTCCTTCCTCGTGGGAGAAGCCAAGTCCCACCCACTGGTGGAGAACTTACCTGGATTCGAGGTTCGGGAATTCCTGTCTGGTGAGCCAATTCTTCCCTGGCAGCAATAGATGGAAATCGATCCCTCTCAAAGGCTTGCACAAGGACCCTTGTTTGAGAAGGAGAGATGAAAGTCCTCTTTCGCCTGGCCTCTCTTCCCAAGCTTTCTGAAGAAgaacacacagagaagagaggaCATTCAGGCCAATTGCAGCACATTCACAGCAGATGCAGTGTGTGGTATGTAGGAAGTGGTATGTCATAGATCAAGATCGATACATCGATACATCTTATTGAGTGCTATGTGAAAATGCCCCATGTGATGGAAGAAGGGATTTCTGCACATCCGGGCAGGTTCCGGACCCGAAGATTCCAAGCCTTCCTGGCCATGCATCTCCCCACCCTCCAACAGGGGCATGATGCTCCTGTGTGGAACAGGAATGGGGCAAGAACCCAAGATATCATGGTTTCCTCTCTGAAGCGTTCTTGGCCTCCCACGGTCATCCACGTTCAGAGATGATTGTGTCTCAAGGGGATGCTCTGGGGAAATGCCTTTGGATTGCTGGCTACTTACCTCGAGTCAAAGTCTGAGGTGGTGGTGGCCGCAGCGGCTGCGACTGCCCTCCTTTGAAGGCATTCTCCGACAGCAATCGGCTCTGCTTTAGGCGTCTTCTTCGTTGGTTTTGAAACCAAACCTgggtacaaagaaagaaagccttGTCATTCAATGCTTATGCACGTACTTCCAAGATCTATTGCAGGGGTGCACCATAGAACAAACGCACAAACACGCCAGCCAGccaaccagccagccagccagcaacAAGCCGACTAATGGAGACCCAGTATGGcccatctgcccccagtggaaaTATTTACGATTCAAAGGGACTGAACTCTCACTAGCAGGTAGAATGTAGACTCCCGCTTTCGCCTCTGAAGAAGTGCACCAGATTCCAGGATACACAATCTGTGTCCGTGAAAATAATCCTTCCTCTTCGAGTCACCTTACTGGTGTCCAGAGTAATGACTTGTGACACAGGAGGAGACAATGCTTGCTTTCCCACAGTCAGAATGGGATGGAtagctacctctctctctctctctcccccgccccaccccttctCATCAAAACTACCAGtttctctgtgggtcttttggtCTCCGTCTACGATTCTCCGCATCTACCTGTTGACGTCTGTCTCTGTTGCCACCCGCCCTCCTGCCCACCtgactgcctgcctgccttcccctctctctgtctctgtcccaggCTCTCAGGCTCAATCTCTTTTCCCTCATTTGCTCTCTTTGCCTCCCCTTTGGCACGGTCCATGCCCGATTCATGGTTCCCTGCCTCTCTTATGTCCCCACAGGCAGTACTGTCTCATAACACGCAATCATA
Coding sequences:
- the LOC133093081 gene encoding double homeobox protein 4-like protein 4, coding for MTLVPGKGNSSSEEYRAVVGRLSRPSRRRRLVLRLSQKDTLQALFQQNPYPGITTRERLARELGIPESRIQVWFQNQRRRRLKQSRLLSENAFKGGQSQPLRPPPPQTLTRGAASGCCVGHPLMFIVVQPSLAALQGCQNPQPLPATVPWGEGTHAVIASGQPAQGAILTPAPPETHFWQQQATSSEETSPQLEQQTQHSALLGSSSLLDELLSDADILDKAGPLPNADAEEEELAATLEAPLSEEEFQALLDMLPGSPVPQA
- the LOC133093082 gene encoding double homeobox protein 4-like protein 4, which translates into the protein MTLVPGKGNSSSEEYRAVVGRLSRPSRRRRLVLRLSQKDTLQALFQQNPYPGITTRERLARELGIPESRIQVWFQNQRRRRLKQSRLLSENAFKGGQSQPLRPPPPQTLTRGAASGCCVGHPLMFIVVQPSLAALQGCQNPQPLPATVPWGEGTHAVIASGQPAQGAILTPAPPETHFWQQQATSSEETSPQLEQQTQHSALLGSSSLLDELLSDADILDKAGPLPNADAEEEELAATLEAPLSEEEFQALLDMLPGSPVPQA